Genomic segment of Raphanus sativus cultivar WK10039 unplaced genomic scaffold, ASM80110v3 Scaffold1450, whole genome shotgun sequence:
ACTGTGTAGAAAAGTCGAGACGTCCACTTGGGAGGTTCTTCCTCGTCTTTCTTTGGCCAGAAACCGAATAGCTCCTTCAATGTGGCTTCCTCTGCGAGAATGTTGGGGAAGAACCAGACACGCTTTCCAAGGAGAATCCACATAGCACCAAAAGCAACTGCTCTCACTGCCACACGATCACATCTAACCAAGAGGTTCTTCCCCAACAAGACATTAGCGATATCTTCAGCGTCGAGGTCACTATCTTCTTCGAGAATCTCTTTACACTCGGGGTGATTCTTCATGAAGCTCACGAAATATTTCCCTCTGAAGTACTCGACTCGTGCTTCCTCCATAACGGCCCATCTTGACTCCAACCCCTTGTTGTCTCTAACTCTCTCAGCAAACAACTCAAACAAATCCTtcttctaaagaaaaaaaaagcaaaagagtGTCTGACATTCAGACAAGGAACACTATTGTATGCACATCCATATAGTGGCCGTAATTCATATAATCATCGAAGCAGGGGTCAAACCGTCTCCTACATCTTTTaccaccattttttttttaccgtATCTTTGCAGTGAAAAGGATGCAGAGAAGTGTATTTATCATATTTCCTGGCAGTTCAAACTCGGGTTTTGTTGTCACCTCGTTGAATATTGCGCCAAATAGTTTGCTGGTCTGTGATACAACAATGTTTTTTCCTAAACTGAGCTAACTGCTGAAGTGGTGTTTAGTTGCTGCAGGTGTTCTTGCTGTTGTTCCGGATAATAACTTAGTCGCTGAACATCTATACACTCATTGTTGAGTTGATGGATATGTATATCTATACAATACACTCATTGTTGTAATTTTGCCTCTCTTTCCTCTTTTTCAGAAGACTATAATAGTACACAAGATTTTACAGAAAGTTCAGAGTCTCCTTGTCTTAAGACGATGAAGCTGTTCATAGACTTGAGAATTTGATGTATGCTTTTGGTTACATAGCAGCATCTGTTAAGTCACCCAAACTCCTGAGTTAAAAGGAATCTCATACTTCTCTTGATTCATTTCtcacattttaatttaatagataatttaaacatttactgATGGTACTTGTATCAACTATCAACTACTGCTTTGGTTGCATTATTGTCTAGATCCATAACTATCTGTTGTTTGATCATATCATAGGTGGAGAGACTTGCTCAACCGGATCAAACCACCTGAATTAACACACTCATCCCAACTGTACAGGAACCCAACCCGATTTGAAAATCCCGTATCAGCCCAATTCTAAAAGTGTATTGAGTTTTATCACATGAAACGC
This window contains:
- the LOC130504241 gene encoding uncharacterized protein LOC130504241, whose product is MVKKDLFELFAERVRDNKGLESRWAVMEEARVEYFRGKYFVSFMKNHPECKEILEEDSDLDAEDIANVLLGKNLLVRCDRVAVRAVAFGAMWILLGKRVWFFPNILAEEATLKELFGFWPKKDEEEPPKWTSRLFYTVVAVVVVMLLRRHAPDEAARARYQRRMSNIIDDVLEWSPKLALSCLMENQPPVNIREAANNSSDAAGPAHTEEADLEEAEDLTNPDIKR